One window from the genome of Esox lucius isolate fEsoLuc1 chromosome 23, fEsoLuc1.pri, whole genome shotgun sequence encodes:
- the LOC105020483 gene encoding titin isoform X3, with protein MPPMVPKQWASTPPLQGRPLANLGKAVSWVVLPETTKKTPARPLSCQRTREAQEMYQTGAPEPLLTPVDAQQKPRSPPSVFQEPLVQRFLTMLTDIKYKIPYLLDFLDFLMPPMVPKQWASTPPLQGRPLTNLGKAVSWVVLPETTAKTPARPLNCQMTREAQEMYQTGDPGPLLTLVDAKQKPHSPPSVFQEPLIQRFLTMLTDIKYQIPYLPDFLDFLMPPMVPKQWASTPPLQGRPLANLGKAVCWVEFPKTTAKTPARPLNCQKTREAQEMYQTGDPGPLLTLVDAKQKPHSPPSVFQEPLIQRFLTMLTDIKYQIPYLPDFLDFLMPPMVPKQWASTPPLQGRPLANLGKAVCWVEFPKTTAKTPARPLNCQRTREAQETYETPVVVHQEPLPPPTEVKDSLPTPSVVHQEPLPPPTEVKDSLPTPSVVNQEPLPPPTVVKDSLPILSVVHQESLPPPTVVMDSLPILSVVHQEPLPPPTVVQDSLSTLQQEPVPTPSVVHPQTRPHWMCRMNNTRQVRTRVALIYPQAGTLSQAPPRNWYNIWFQDLGIQEDIISMLKRFSKRLIALTTGIKLHHGRNREPLVGNESMIQDWFPTDILTKKDSELGSLFADTLEAVNLPQPTQEHLAQEPLIQVIQESLIQEPQIQVIQEPLIQLIQEPLIQLIQEPLIQLIQEPLIQLIHEPLIQLIHEPLIQEPLTQVTQEPLTQVTHIPLAQEPMDWEPLAQEPQKIEPLTPDPLALEPAEKEPLPQNPLDMETLTQEPLTMEPLTQEALDMGRLPQEPWAWMEGSGWKVSWSFLVGTYLLWTFCRRRKIILRRPVKASMKALQRRKAKRKCCKAC; from the exons ATGCCACCCATGGTACCAAAACAATGGGCCAGCACACCACCCCTGCAGGGTAGGCCGCTTGCCAACCTGGGCAAGGCTGTTTCCTGGGTCGTGCTCCCAGAGACCACCAAAAAGACCCCTGCTAGACCATTGAGCTGCCAGAGGACCAGAGAGGCCCAGGAAATGTATCAGACTGGTGCCCCGGAACCTCTGCTGACCCCGGTTGATGCCCAGCAGAAACCTCGCTCACCGCCCAGTGTGTTCCAGGAACCTCTCGTACAACGCTTCCTTACCATGTTGACAGACATCAAGTATAAGATCCCATACCTTCTGGATTTCCTGGACTTCTTGATGCCGCCCATGGTACCGAAACAATGGGCCAGCACACCACCCCTGCAAGGTAGGCCCCTTACTAACCTGGGCAAGGCTGTTTCCTGGGTCGTGCTCCCAGAGACCACAGCCAAGACCCCTGCTAGACCACTGAACTGCCAGATGACCAGAGAGGCCCAGGAAATGTATCAGACTGGTGACCCGGGACCTCTGCTGACCCTGGTTGATGCCAAGCAGAAACCTCACTCCCCGCCCAGTGTGTTCCAGGAACCTCTCATACAACGCTTCCTTACAATGTTGACCGACATCAAGTATCAGATCCCATACCTTCCGGATTTCCTGGACTTCTTGATGCCGCCCATGGTACCGAAACAATGGGCCAGCACCCCACCCCTGCAGGGTAGGCCGCTTGCTAACCTGGGCAAGGCTGTTTGCTGGGTTGAGTTCCCAAAGACCACAGCCAAGACCCCTGCTAGACCACTGAACTGCCAGAAGACCAGAGAGGCCCAGGAAATGTATCAGACTGGTGACCCGGGACCTCTGCTAACCCTGGTTGATGCCAAGCAGAAACCTCACTCCCCGCCCAGTGTGTTCCAGGAACCTCTCATACAACGCTTCCTTACAATGTTGACCGACATCAAGTATCAGATCCCATACCTTCCGGATTTCCTGGACTTCTTGATGCCGCCCATGGTACCGAAACAATGGGCCAGCACCCCACCCCTGCAGGGTAGGCCGCTTGCTAACCTGGGCAAGGCTGTTTGCTGGGTTGAGTTCCCAAAGACCACAGCCAAGACCCCTGCTAGACCACTGAACTGCCAGAGGACCAGAGAGGCCCAGGAAACGTATGAAACCCCAGTTGTTGTCCATCAGGAACCTCTTCCACCCCCCACTGAGGTCAAGGACTCTCTTCCAACACCCAGTGTGGTCCATCAGGAACCTCTTCCACCCCCCACTGAGGTCAAGGACTCTCTTCCAACACCCAGTGTGGTCAATCAGGAACCTCTCCCACCCCCCACTGTGGTCAAGGACTCTCTCCCAATACTCAGTGTGGTCCATCAGGAATCTCTCCCACCCCCCACAGTGGTCATGGACTCTCTCCCAATACTCAGTGTGGTCCATCAGGAACCTCTCCCACCCCCCACTGTGGTCCAGGACTCTCTTTCAACACTCCAGCAGGAACCTGTCCCAACACCCAGTGTGGTCCATCCACAGACCAGACCACACTGGATGTGTCGAATGAATAACACCAGACAGGTGAGAACCAGGGTGGCGCTAATTTATCCCCAAGCTGGTACGCTGTCTCAGGCCCCACCAAGGAACTGGTACAACATTTGGTTCCAGGACCTCGGCATCCAGGAGGACATTATCTCCATGCTGAAAAGGTTTTCTAAAAGACTGATAGCCCTTACTACTGGAATAAAGCTCCACCACGGGAGGAACAGGGAGCCGTTGGTAGGAAATGAATCAATGATTCAAGATTGGTTTCCCACAGACATACTTACCAAAAAAGATTCAGAATTAGGATCCCTATTTGCTGACACCTTGGAAGCAGTTAATCTACCACAGCCAACCCAGGAACATCTGGCCCAGGAACCCCTGATCCAAGTGATCCAGGAATCCCTGATCCAGGAACCCCAGATCCAAGTGATCCAGGAACCCCTGATCCAACTGATCCAGGAACCCCTGATCCAACTGATCCAGGAACCCCTGATCCAACTGATCCAAGAACCCCTGATCCAACTGATCCATGAACCCCTGATCCAACTGATCCATGAACCCCTGATCCAGGAACCCTTAACCCAGGTGACCCAGGAACCCCTGACACAGGTGACTCATATACCTCTGGCCCAGGAACCAATGGACTGGGAACCATTGGCCCAAGAACCTCAAAAAATTGAACCTTTGACCCCGGATCCTCTGGCCCTGGAGCCTGCAGAAAAAGAACCACTGCCCCAGAATCCTCTGGACATGGAAACACTGACCCAGGAGCCTCTGACAATGGAACCACTGACCCAAGAAGCTCTGGACATGGGTCGACTGCCCCAGGAACCATGGGCATGGATGGAAGGCAGTGGATGGAAGGTTTCCTGGAGTTTCTTAGTCGGCACCTACCTGCTTTGGACCTTCTGTCGTCGTCGTAAGATCATCCTCAGAAGGCCTGTAAAG GCATCCATGAAAGCCCTCCAGCGTCGTAAGGCAAAGAGGAAATGCTGCAAAGCctgttaa
- the LOC105020483 gene encoding proline-rich protein 36 isoform X1, with protein sequence MPLDAGTTGPLNTLRTVNQQPPAQTMDLQRLRIPYHPDFLDVLMPPMVPKQWASTPPLQGRPLANLGKAVSWVVLPETTKKTPARPLSCQRTREAQEMYQTGAPEPLLTPVDAQQKPRSPPSVFQEPLVQRFLTMLTDIKYKIPYLLDFLDFLMPPMVPKQWASTPPLQGRPLTNLGKAVSWVVLPETTAKTPARPLNCQMTREAQEMYQTGDPGPLLTLVDAKQKPHSPPSVFQEPLIQRFLTMLTDIKYQIPYLPDFLDFLMPPMVPKQWASTPPLQGRPLANLGKAVCWVEFPKTTAKTPARPLNCQKTREAQEMYQTGDPGPLLTLVDAKQKPHSPPSVFQEPLIQRFLTMLTDIKYQIPYLPDFLDFLMPPMVPKQWASTPPLQGRPLANLGKAVCWVEFPKTTAKTPARPLNCQRTREAQETYETPVVVHQEPLPPPTEVKDSLPTPSVVHQEPLPPPTEVKDSLPTPSVVNQEPLPPPTVVKDSLPILSVVHQESLPPPTVVMDSLPILSVVHQEPLPPPTVVQDSLSTLQQEPVPTPSVVHPQTRPHWMCRMNNTRQVRTRVALIYPQAGTLSQAPPRNWYNIWFQDLGIQEDIISMLKRFSKRLIALTTGIKLHHGRNREPLVGNESMIQDWFPTDILTKKDSELGSLFADTLEAVNLPQPTQEHLAQEPLIQVIQESLIQEPQIQVIQEPLIQLIQEPLIQLIQEPLIQLIQEPLIQLIHEPLIQLIHEPLIQEPLTQVTQEPLTQVTHIPLAQEPMDWEPLAQEPQKIEPLTPDPLALEPAEKEPLPQNPLDMETLTQEPLTMEPLTQEALDMGRLPQEPWAWMEGSGWKVSWSFLVGTYLLWTFCRRRKIILRRPVKASMKALQRRKAKRKCCKAC encoded by the exons ATCCCATACCATCCGGATTTCCTGGACGTCTTGATGCCACCCATGGTACCAAAACAATGGGCCAGCACACCACCCCTGCAGGGTAGGCCGCTTGCCAACCTGGGCAAGGCTGTTTCCTGGGTCGTGCTCCCAGAGACCACCAAAAAGACCCCTGCTAGACCATTGAGCTGCCAGAGGACCAGAGAGGCCCAGGAAATGTATCAGACTGGTGCCCCGGAACCTCTGCTGACCCCGGTTGATGCCCAGCAGAAACCTCGCTCACCGCCCAGTGTGTTCCAGGAACCTCTCGTACAACGCTTCCTTACCATGTTGACAGACATCAAGTATAAGATCCCATACCTTCTGGATTTCCTGGACTTCTTGATGCCGCCCATGGTACCGAAACAATGGGCCAGCACACCACCCCTGCAAGGTAGGCCCCTTACTAACCTGGGCAAGGCTGTTTCCTGGGTCGTGCTCCCAGAGACCACAGCCAAGACCCCTGCTAGACCACTGAACTGCCAGATGACCAGAGAGGCCCAGGAAATGTATCAGACTGGTGACCCGGGACCTCTGCTGACCCTGGTTGATGCCAAGCAGAAACCTCACTCCCCGCCCAGTGTGTTCCAGGAACCTCTCATACAACGCTTCCTTACAATGTTGACCGACATCAAGTATCAGATCCCATACCTTCCGGATTTCCTGGACTTCTTGATGCCGCCCATGGTACCGAAACAATGGGCCAGCACCCCACCCCTGCAGGGTAGGCCGCTTGCTAACCTGGGCAAGGCTGTTTGCTGGGTTGAGTTCCCAAAGACCACAGCCAAGACCCCTGCTAGACCACTGAACTGCCAGAAGACCAGAGAGGCCCAGGAAATGTATCAGACTGGTGACCCGGGACCTCTGCTAACCCTGGTTGATGCCAAGCAGAAACCTCACTCCCCGCCCAGTGTGTTCCAGGAACCTCTCATACAACGCTTCCTTACAATGTTGACCGACATCAAGTATCAGATCCCATACCTTCCGGATTTCCTGGACTTCTTGATGCCGCCCATGGTACCGAAACAATGGGCCAGCACCCCACCCCTGCAGGGTAGGCCGCTTGCTAACCTGGGCAAGGCTGTTTGCTGGGTTGAGTTCCCAAAGACCACAGCCAAGACCCCTGCTAGACCACTGAACTGCCAGAGGACCAGAGAGGCCCAGGAAACGTATGAAACCCCAGTTGTTGTCCATCAGGAACCTCTTCCACCCCCCACTGAGGTCAAGGACTCTCTTCCAACACCCAGTGTGGTCCATCAGGAACCTCTTCCACCCCCCACTGAGGTCAAGGACTCTCTTCCAACACCCAGTGTGGTCAATCAGGAACCTCTCCCACCCCCCACTGTGGTCAAGGACTCTCTCCCAATACTCAGTGTGGTCCATCAGGAATCTCTCCCACCCCCCACAGTGGTCATGGACTCTCTCCCAATACTCAGTGTGGTCCATCAGGAACCTCTCCCACCCCCCACTGTGGTCCAGGACTCTCTTTCAACACTCCAGCAGGAACCTGTCCCAACACCCAGTGTGGTCCATCCACAGACCAGACCACACTGGATGTGTCGAATGAATAACACCAGACAGGTGAGAACCAGGGTGGCGCTAATTTATCCCCAAGCTGGTACGCTGTCTCAGGCCCCACCAAGGAACTGGTACAACATTTGGTTCCAGGACCTCGGCATCCAGGAGGACATTATCTCCATGCTGAAAAGGTTTTCTAAAAGACTGATAGCCCTTACTACTGGAATAAAGCTCCACCACGGGAGGAACAGGGAGCCGTTGGTAGGAAATGAATCAATGATTCAAGATTGGTTTCCCACAGACATACTTACCAAAAAAGATTCAGAATTAGGATCCCTATTTGCTGACACCTTGGAAGCAGTTAATCTACCACAGCCAACCCAGGAACATCTGGCCCAGGAACCCCTGATCCAAGTGATCCAGGAATCCCTGATCCAGGAACCCCAGATCCAAGTGATCCAGGAACCCCTGATCCAACTGATCCAGGAACCCCTGATCCAACTGATCCAGGAACCCCTGATCCAACTGATCCAAGAACCCCTGATCCAACTGATCCATGAACCCCTGATCCAACTGATCCATGAACCCCTGATCCAGGAACCCTTAACCCAGGTGACCCAGGAACCCCTGACACAGGTGACTCATATACCTCTGGCCCAGGAACCAATGGACTGGGAACCATTGGCCCAAGAACCTCAAAAAATTGAACCTTTGACCCCGGATCCTCTGGCCCTGGAGCCTGCAGAAAAAGAACCACTGCCCCAGAATCCTCTGGACATGGAAACACTGACCCAGGAGCCTCTGACAATGGAACCACTGACCCAAGAAGCTCTGGACATGGGTCGACTGCCCCAGGAACCATGGGCATGGATGGAAGGCAGTGGATGGAAGGTTTCCTGGAGTTTCTTAGTCGGCACCTACCTGCTTTGGACCTTCTGTCGTCGTCGTAAGATCATCCTCAGAAGGCCTGTAAAG GCATCCATGAAAGCCCTCCAGCGTCGTAAGGCAAAGAGGAAATGCTGCAAAGCctgttaa
- the LOC105020483 gene encoding proline-rich protein 36 isoform X2, giving the protein MIPYHPDFLDVLMPPMVPKQWASTPPLQGRPLANLGKAVSWVVLPETTKKTPARPLSCQRTREAQEMYQTGAPEPLLTPVDAQQKPRSPPSVFQEPLVQRFLTMLTDIKYKIPYLLDFLDFLMPPMVPKQWASTPPLQGRPLTNLGKAVSWVVLPETTAKTPARPLNCQMTREAQEMYQTGDPGPLLTLVDAKQKPHSPPSVFQEPLIQRFLTMLTDIKYQIPYLPDFLDFLMPPMVPKQWASTPPLQGRPLANLGKAVCWVEFPKTTAKTPARPLNCQKTREAQEMYQTGDPGPLLTLVDAKQKPHSPPSVFQEPLIQRFLTMLTDIKYQIPYLPDFLDFLMPPMVPKQWASTPPLQGRPLANLGKAVCWVEFPKTTAKTPARPLNCQRTREAQETYETPVVVHQEPLPPPTEVKDSLPTPSVVHQEPLPPPTEVKDSLPTPSVVNQEPLPPPTVVKDSLPILSVVHQESLPPPTVVMDSLPILSVVHQEPLPPPTVVQDSLSTLQQEPVPTPSVVHPQTRPHWMCRMNNTRQVRTRVALIYPQAGTLSQAPPRNWYNIWFQDLGIQEDIISMLKRFSKRLIALTTGIKLHHGRNREPLVGNESMIQDWFPTDILTKKDSELGSLFADTLEAVNLPQPTQEHLAQEPLIQVIQESLIQEPQIQVIQEPLIQLIQEPLIQLIQEPLIQLIQEPLIQLIHEPLIQLIHEPLIQEPLTQVTQEPLTQVTHIPLAQEPMDWEPLAQEPQKIEPLTPDPLALEPAEKEPLPQNPLDMETLTQEPLTMEPLTQEALDMGRLPQEPWAWMEGSGWKVSWSFLVGTYLLWTFCRRRKIILRRPVKASMKALQRRKAKRKCCKAC; this is encoded by the exons ATG ATCCCATACCATCCGGATTTCCTGGACGTCTTGATGCCACCCATGGTACCAAAACAATGGGCCAGCACACCACCCCTGCAGGGTAGGCCGCTTGCCAACCTGGGCAAGGCTGTTTCCTGGGTCGTGCTCCCAGAGACCACCAAAAAGACCCCTGCTAGACCATTGAGCTGCCAGAGGACCAGAGAGGCCCAGGAAATGTATCAGACTGGTGCCCCGGAACCTCTGCTGACCCCGGTTGATGCCCAGCAGAAACCTCGCTCACCGCCCAGTGTGTTCCAGGAACCTCTCGTACAACGCTTCCTTACCATGTTGACAGACATCAAGTATAAGATCCCATACCTTCTGGATTTCCTGGACTTCTTGATGCCGCCCATGGTACCGAAACAATGGGCCAGCACACCACCCCTGCAAGGTAGGCCCCTTACTAACCTGGGCAAGGCTGTTTCCTGGGTCGTGCTCCCAGAGACCACAGCCAAGACCCCTGCTAGACCACTGAACTGCCAGATGACCAGAGAGGCCCAGGAAATGTATCAGACTGGTGACCCGGGACCTCTGCTGACCCTGGTTGATGCCAAGCAGAAACCTCACTCCCCGCCCAGTGTGTTCCAGGAACCTCTCATACAACGCTTCCTTACAATGTTGACCGACATCAAGTATCAGATCCCATACCTTCCGGATTTCCTGGACTTCTTGATGCCGCCCATGGTACCGAAACAATGGGCCAGCACCCCACCCCTGCAGGGTAGGCCGCTTGCTAACCTGGGCAAGGCTGTTTGCTGGGTTGAGTTCCCAAAGACCACAGCCAAGACCCCTGCTAGACCACTGAACTGCCAGAAGACCAGAGAGGCCCAGGAAATGTATCAGACTGGTGACCCGGGACCTCTGCTAACCCTGGTTGATGCCAAGCAGAAACCTCACTCCCCGCCCAGTGTGTTCCAGGAACCTCTCATACAACGCTTCCTTACAATGTTGACCGACATCAAGTATCAGATCCCATACCTTCCGGATTTCCTGGACTTCTTGATGCCGCCCATGGTACCGAAACAATGGGCCAGCACCCCACCCCTGCAGGGTAGGCCGCTTGCTAACCTGGGCAAGGCTGTTTGCTGGGTTGAGTTCCCAAAGACCACAGCCAAGACCCCTGCTAGACCACTGAACTGCCAGAGGACCAGAGAGGCCCAGGAAACGTATGAAACCCCAGTTGTTGTCCATCAGGAACCTCTTCCACCCCCCACTGAGGTCAAGGACTCTCTTCCAACACCCAGTGTGGTCCATCAGGAACCTCTTCCACCCCCCACTGAGGTCAAGGACTCTCTTCCAACACCCAGTGTGGTCAATCAGGAACCTCTCCCACCCCCCACTGTGGTCAAGGACTCTCTCCCAATACTCAGTGTGGTCCATCAGGAATCTCTCCCACCCCCCACAGTGGTCATGGACTCTCTCCCAATACTCAGTGTGGTCCATCAGGAACCTCTCCCACCCCCCACTGTGGTCCAGGACTCTCTTTCAACACTCCAGCAGGAACCTGTCCCAACACCCAGTGTGGTCCATCCACAGACCAGACCACACTGGATGTGTCGAATGAATAACACCAGACAGGTGAGAACCAGGGTGGCGCTAATTTATCCCCAAGCTGGTACGCTGTCTCAGGCCCCACCAAGGAACTGGTACAACATTTGGTTCCAGGACCTCGGCATCCAGGAGGACATTATCTCCATGCTGAAAAGGTTTTCTAAAAGACTGATAGCCCTTACTACTGGAATAAAGCTCCACCACGGGAGGAACAGGGAGCCGTTGGTAGGAAATGAATCAATGATTCAAGATTGGTTTCCCACAGACATACTTACCAAAAAAGATTCAGAATTAGGATCCCTATTTGCTGACACCTTGGAAGCAGTTAATCTACCACAGCCAACCCAGGAACATCTGGCCCAGGAACCCCTGATCCAAGTGATCCAGGAATCCCTGATCCAGGAACCCCAGATCCAAGTGATCCAGGAACCCCTGATCCAACTGATCCAGGAACCCCTGATCCAACTGATCCAGGAACCCCTGATCCAACTGATCCAAGAACCCCTGATCCAACTGATCCATGAACCCCTGATCCAACTGATCCATGAACCCCTGATCCAGGAACCCTTAACCCAGGTGACCCAGGAACCCCTGACACAGGTGACTCATATACCTCTGGCCCAGGAACCAATGGACTGGGAACCATTGGCCCAAGAACCTCAAAAAATTGAACCTTTGACCCCGGATCCTCTGGCCCTGGAGCCTGCAGAAAAAGAACCACTGCCCCAGAATCCTCTGGACATGGAAACACTGACCCAGGAGCCTCTGACAATGGAACCACTGACCCAAGAAGCTCTGGACATGGGTCGACTGCCCCAGGAACCATGGGCATGGATGGAAGGCAGTGGATGGAAGGTTTCCTGGAGTTTCTTAGTCGGCACCTACCTGCTTTGGACCTTCTGTCGTCGTCGTAAGATCATCCTCAGAAGGCCTGTAAAG GCATCCATGAAAGCCCTCCAGCGTCGTAAGGCAAAGAGGAAATGCTGCAAAGCctgttaa